One genomic window of Brevundimonas vesicularis includes the following:
- a CDS encoding Na+/H+ antiporter subunit C, with translation MELVLALAIGVLSASGVWLLLRPRTFQVIMGLSLLSYAVNIFIFAMGRLRSGAPPVLAGEVSDPARYTDPTPQALVLTAIVISFALTALFLVVILAARGITGSDHVDGKEPDA, from the coding sequence ATGGAGCTGGTTCTCGCCCTCGCCATCGGCGTGCTGTCGGCCTCGGGTGTCTGGTTGCTGCTGCGCCCGCGCACCTTCCAGGTGATCATGGGGCTGTCGCTGCTGTCCTATGCGGTCAATATCTTCATCTTCGCCATGGGACGGCTGAGGTCGGGCGCGCCGCCGGTGCTGGCGGGCGAGGTCTCCGACCCCGCGCGCTACACCGACCCGACGCCGCAGGCGCTGGTCCTGACCGCGATCGTCATCAGCTTCGCCCTGACGGCGCTGTTCCTGGTCGTCATTCTGGCCGCCCGCGGCATCACCGGCAGCGACCATGTCGACGGCAAGGAGCCGGACGCATGA
- a CDS encoding Na+/H+ antiporter subunit E, translating into MPYPILSLGLFVASILLSASVAPPSLALAVLLALLAPVIMLALGVDRVRVKSPMAIMRLAIDVIGDIVRSNWAVSHIILGRRRHERTSGFIHIPLDLRDRYGLAVLAIIITSTPGTLWVEYEAATGRLLLHVLDLVDEETWVRLIKDRYERRLMEIFE; encoded by the coding sequence TTGCCCTACCCCATCCTTTCACTAGGCCTGTTCGTCGCCTCGATCCTGCTCAGCGCCTCGGTCGCGCCGCCGTCTCTGGCGCTCGCGGTGCTGCTGGCCCTTCTGGCGCCGGTCATCATGCTGGCGCTGGGCGTTGATCGCGTGCGGGTGAAGTCGCCGATGGCCATAATGCGCCTCGCCATCGACGTCATTGGCGACATCGTGCGCTCCAACTGGGCGGTGTCGCACATCATTCTGGGGCGGCGACGGCATGAGCGCACGTCCGGATTCATCCATATTCCGCTGGATTTGCGCGACCGATACGGTCTGGCGGTGCTGGCCATCATCATCACCTCGACGCCCGGCACCCTGTGGGTCGAATATGAAGCCGCGACCGGCCGCCTGCTTCTGCACGTTCTCGATCTGGTGGACGAGGAGACCTGGGTGCGGCTGATCAAGGACCGCTACGAGCGTCGGCTGATGGAGATTTTCGAATGA
- a CDS encoding TIGR00730 family Rossman fold protein: MSLPPVSFLPFDGSSVCLFCGASETADPIYTEAAYAFGKVTAEAGWRLVYGGGGVGLMGASARGAHEAGGRVVGIMPAFLRSRERLFDEVETVVVTSMHERKQLMYDQSDAFVVAPGGIGTLEEVVELLSWKRLDLHHKPVVFLNLNGFWNGFFELMKHSVAEGMTPPSFLDAWTVAETVEEAMAQVQAGGDAPQLKHDHR, translated from the coding sequence ATGTCCCTGCCCCCCGTTTCGTTCCTGCCGTTCGACGGCTCTTCCGTCTGCCTGTTCTGCGGCGCCTCCGAGACCGCCGATCCTATTTATACCGAGGCGGCCTATGCGTTCGGCAAGGTGACGGCCGAGGCCGGCTGGCGGCTGGTCTATGGCGGCGGCGGCGTGGGCCTGATGGGGGCCTCGGCGCGCGGCGCGCATGAGGCGGGCGGCCGGGTCGTCGGCATCATGCCGGCTTTCCTGCGCAGCCGCGAACGCCTGTTCGACGAGGTCGAGACCGTCGTCGTCACTTCGATGCACGAACGCAAACAGCTGATGTACGATCAGTCGGACGCCTTCGTGGTCGCCCCCGGCGGCATCGGCACTCTGGAAGAAGTCGTAGAGCTGCTGTCCTGGAAGCGGCTGGACCTGCACCACAAGCCGGTCGTCTTCCTGAACCTGAACGGCTTCTGGAACGGCTTCTTCGAGCTGATGAAGCACAGCGTCGCAGAAGGAATGACGCCGCCGTCATTCCTGGACGCCTGGACCGTCGCCGAAACCGTCGAAGAGGCGATGGCGCAGGTTCAGGCCGGCGGCGATGCGCCGCAATTGAAACATGATCATCGATAA
- a CDS encoding monovalent cation/H+ antiporter subunit D produces MIDWNAHLIIGPIVLPMIIASAMLLLDERRRTLKAALSLSAMAAILVMALVLLHESANAAVGGGDTARVYRLGSWAAPYGIVLVADRLSTMMVALTSVLGGCALIFALARWDRAGPRFHALFLLLIMGVNGALLTGDLFNLFVFFEIMLAASYGLALHGSGEARVRAGVIYIAVNLTASLLFLIGVSLIYGVIGTLNMADVATRVATISVDDLGLFHIGAAVLGTAFLIKCAMWPLGFWLTPTYSAASAPAAAVFAILSKVGVYIVIRLSLLLFGADAGASAGFGLTWLFVGGLATIAFGTFGLIASRDLSRAAGFGVMISSGTVLASLGVGDAATLSGALFYLIGSTLACAALFLLAEILQRGREAYVGEARAVFDDEYRDPFDDEERNEPGLVIPAAVAALGGAFLICTLMVAGLPPLAGFVGKLSMISALVGVGDAAAWTLVAVLSVSSLGALIGLTRLGVGAIWTRDEDAPAFVVGAAELTAVAALLGACVFLAIFAGSALIYTDHTAAWLADPQGYIHAVLGGGGR; encoded by the coding sequence ATGATCGACTGGAACGCCCATCTGATCATCGGCCCCATCGTCCTGCCGATGATCATCGCCTCAGCCATGCTGCTGCTGGACGAGCGTCGCCGAACGCTGAAGGCGGCGCTCAGCTTGAGCGCTATGGCCGCCATTCTGGTCATGGCCCTGGTTCTGCTGCACGAGAGCGCAAACGCTGCCGTGGGCGGCGGCGATACTGCGCGCGTCTATCGCCTGGGGTCGTGGGCTGCGCCCTACGGCATCGTCTTGGTGGCCGACCGGCTTTCGACGATGATGGTTGCGCTGACCAGCGTTCTGGGCGGATGCGCCCTGATCTTCGCCTTGGCGCGATGGGACCGGGCGGGGCCGCGCTTCCACGCCCTGTTCCTGCTTCTCATCATGGGGGTGAACGGCGCCCTGCTGACCGGCGACCTGTTCAACCTGTTCGTCTTTTTCGAGATCATGCTCGCCGCCTCGTACGGACTGGCCCTGCATGGGTCGGGCGAGGCGCGTGTGCGGGCAGGCGTGATCTATATCGCCGTGAATCTGACCGCGTCCTTGCTGTTCCTGATCGGCGTCAGCCTGATCTACGGGGTGATCGGCACGCTGAACATGGCGGATGTTGCAACGCGGGTTGCGACCATCTCAGTGGATGACCTGGGACTGTTTCATATCGGCGCGGCGGTGCTGGGTACGGCCTTTCTGATCAAGTGCGCCATGTGGCCCTTGGGGTTCTGGCTGACCCCGACCTATTCGGCAGCCAGCGCGCCGGCGGCGGCGGTCTTCGCCATCCTGTCCAAGGTCGGGGTCTATATCGTCATCCGCCTCAGTCTGTTGCTGTTCGGCGCCGACGCGGGCGCCTCCGCCGGATTTGGCCTGACCTGGCTGTTCGTCGGCGGACTGGCGACCATAGCGTTCGGCACATTCGGCCTGATCGCCTCTCGCGATCTGTCCCGCGCCGCCGGATTCGGCGTGATGATTTCTTCCGGCACCGTTCTGGCCAGCCTGGGCGTCGGCGATGCAGCGACCCTCAGCGGCGCGCTCTTTTATCTGATTGGCTCCACCCTGGCCTGCGCAGCCCTGTTTTTGCTGGCCGAGATCCTCCAGCGTGGACGTGAGGCCTACGTTGGCGAGGCGCGCGCTGTTTTCGATGACGAATATCGTGATCCATTCGACGACGAAGAGCGCAACGAGCCGGGCTTGGTCATTCCGGCGGCCGTCGCGGCCCTGGGCGGGGCCTTTCTGATCTGCACCCTGATGGTTGCCGGCCTGCCACCTTTGGCCGGCTTCGTCGGGAAACTGTCTATGATCAGCGCCTTGGTCGGCGTTGGCGATGCGGCGGCCTGGACGCTGGTCGCCGTACTTTCCGTGTCCAGCCTCGGCGCCTTGATCGGCCTGACGCGCCTGGGCGTCGGCGCGATCTGGACGCGCGACGAAGATGCGCCGGCTTTCGTGGTGGGTGCGGCCGAGCTGACGGCGGTCGCGGCCCTGCTTGGCGCCTGCGTGTTCCTGGCCATCTTCGCTGGCTCCGCCCTGATCTACACCGACCACACGGCGGCCTGGCTGGCTGACCCGCAAGGCTATATCCACGCGGTGCTGGGCGGGGGCGGTCGATGA
- the mnhG gene encoding monovalent cation/H(+) antiporter subunit G — protein MTEADVPAWAAIIVVALAVIGSALSLLGTVGLVRLKTFYERVHAPTLGATLGMALVLLASIVWFTTVERRFMPREILIGLFLTVTTPVTLILLARAALFRDRTDRVEDTPRKG, from the coding sequence ATGACCGAAGCTGACGTTCCCGCATGGGCCGCGATCATCGTTGTCGCCCTGGCCGTCATCGGCTCGGCCCTCTCGCTGCTGGGCACGGTTGGGCTGGTTCGGCTGAAGACCTTCTATGAGCGCGTCCACGCTCCGACGCTCGGGGCCACGCTAGGCATGGCGCTAGTCCTGCTGGCCTCGATCGTCTGGTTCACGACCGTCGAGCGGCGTTTCATGCCCCGCGAAATCCTGATCGGCCTGTTCCTGACGGTCACGACGCCGGTCACCCTGATCCTGCTCGCCCGCGCCGCCCTGTTCCGCGATCGCACCGACAGGGTCGAAGATACGCCGAGGAAGGGCTGA
- a CDS encoding CC_3452 family protein, producing MRALLIAAALFAAAPAVAQAPAATSLTLADAAKAPARATIIDGARWSCEGATCTAAGGTEQPATRACRRVVQKFGPVTAFSYKGVALSADELAVCNA from the coding sequence ATGCGCGCTCTGCTGATCGCCGCCGCCCTGTTCGCCGCCGCCCCTGCGGTCGCCCAAGCCCCCGCCGCCACCAGCCTGACGCTGGCCGACGCCGCCAAGGCGCCCGCACGCGCCACCATCATCGACGGCGCTCGTTGGTCCTGCGAAGGCGCGACCTGCACCGCCGCTGGCGGCACGGAACAGCCCGCGACGCGCGCCTGCCGCCGCGTGGTTCAGAAGTTCGGTCCCGTGACCGCCTTCTCCTACAAGGGTGTGGCCCTAAGCGCCGACGAACTGGCTGTCTGCAACGCCTAG
- the gltX gene encoding glutamate--tRNA ligase, whose protein sequence is MSVKVRFAPSPTGKLHVGNVRTALVNWMFAKGQGGSFVLRIDDTDLARSTPEFEQGIEDDLTWLGMPWDERYNQSKRFDRYEEAAARLKASGRLYPAYETADELDRRRKVQLSRGLPPIYDRAALELTEEQKAAYESEGRRPHWRFKLDGKRVAWEDLARGHAEVDTASMSDPVLIREDGLFLYTLPSVVDDIDMAITHIIRGEDHVTNTGAQIEIFEALGATVPGFAHMPLLVGADGAALSKRLGSLSISDMRDQGYEPIAITSHLGRIGTSDPLEVGASVEALGQSFAFSKMGRSPARYDTADLDRLNAQALHVMDYATAQPRLQALGADLGEAFWNTVRGNLTKFADVADMAQIVRGPIQPVIEDGTFIESALRLLPEVIDENAWSAWTSAVKAETGAKGKTLFMPLRLALTGQQHGPDMAAMAPLIGRETIQRRLRGEAA, encoded by the coding sequence TGGATGTTCGCCAAGGGGCAGGGCGGGTCCTTTGTGCTGCGCATCGACGACACCGACCTGGCGCGCTCCACGCCCGAGTTCGAACAGGGGATCGAAGATGATCTGACCTGGCTGGGGATGCCGTGGGACGAGCGCTATAATCAGTCCAAGCGGTTCGATCGCTACGAAGAAGCGGCCGCCAGGCTGAAGGCGTCGGGGCGGCTTTATCCCGCTTATGAGACCGCCGACGAGCTCGACCGTCGGCGCAAGGTGCAACTGTCGCGCGGCTTGCCGCCGATCTATGACCGCGCGGCGCTGGAACTGACCGAAGAGCAGAAGGCCGCTTACGAATCCGAAGGCCGTCGCCCGCATTGGCGCTTCAAACTGGACGGCAAGCGCGTCGCCTGGGAAGACCTGGCGCGCGGTCATGCGGAGGTGGACACCGCCTCGATGTCGGACCCGGTGCTGATCCGCGAGGACGGCCTGTTCCTCTACACCCTGCCGTCGGTGGTCGATGACATCGACATGGCCATCACGCACATCATCCGGGGCGAGGATCACGTCACCAACACCGGGGCGCAGATCGAAATCTTCGAAGCGCTGGGCGCGACGGTTCCCGGCTTCGCCCATATGCCGCTGCTGGTCGGCGCCGACGGCGCGGCCCTGTCCAAGCGGCTGGGATCGCTGTCGATCAGCGACATGCGCGACCAAGGCTATGAGCCGATCGCGATCACCAGCCACCTCGGCCGGATCGGGACGTCTGATCCGCTGGAAGTCGGCGCCTCGGTCGAGGCTCTGGGGCAGAGCTTCGCCTTCTCCAAGATGGGGCGTTCGCCGGCGCGTTACGATACGGCCGACCTGGACCGGCTGAACGCCCAAGCGCTGCACGTCATGGACTATGCGACGGCGCAGCCGCGTCTTCAGGCTCTCGGCGCCGATCTGGGCGAAGCCTTCTGGAATACGGTGCGTGGCAATCTGACGAAGTTCGCCGATGTCGCGGACATGGCGCAGATCGTCCGTGGTCCGATCCAACCGGTGATCGAAGATGGGACCTTCATCGAATCGGCGCTGCGTCTGCTGCCGGAAGTGATCGACGAGAACGCCTGGTCGGCGTGGACCTCGGCCGTCAAGGCCGAGACGGGCGCCAAGGGCAAGACGCTGTTCATGCCGCTGCGTCTGGCGCTGACGGGGCAGCAGCACGGGCCTGACATGGCGGCCATGGCGCCGCTGATCGGTCGCGAAACCATCCAGCGGCGTCTGAGAGGTGAGGCGGCCTAA
- a CDS encoding K+/H+ antiporter subunit F has protein sequence MTAAVLTWGLGLAQMMLICAMGLAAWRIIHGPRAQDRVLGMDTLYLNGMLLVVVFGIRTNSQLYFEAALVIGMLGFAATVALAKFLMRGEVIE, from the coding sequence ATGACGGCGGCGGTGCTGACGTGGGGCCTGGGTCTGGCCCAGATGATGCTGATCTGCGCCATGGGCCTGGCGGCGTGGCGGATCATTCACGGTCCGCGCGCCCAGGATCGCGTCCTGGGCATGGACACACTTTATCTGAACGGCATGCTGCTGGTGGTGGTGTTCGGCATCCGCACCAACAGCCAGCTCTATTTCGAGGCCGCCTTGGTGATCGGCATGTTGGGCTTCGCCGCCACCGTGGCCCTGGCCAAGTTCCTGATGCGCGGCGAGGTGATTGAATGA